The following are from one region of the Hymenobacter sp. YIM 151858-1 genome:
- a CDS encoding glycosyltransferase, which produces MNLALAILLWVSIVLVAHTYVLFPVLLSRLARGRRQNQQVYAPQSAELPAVDVLLAVHNEEQVIEEKIRSTFRTTYPLDRLTFFIGSDCSSDGTNALVTKLQAEFPQLRFEAYTQRQGKPGVIDALSRQATAPVLVLTDANVFFAPDTLYHLVKHFQNPRIGLVGGNIINPEHRAEGISGQEKAYLERENLIKYQEGVVWGGMMGAFGGCFAVRRACYHPAPQAFLVDDFYITMAVLRDGYQAINELEAVCYEDVSDHLPEEFRRKARIAAGNFQNLRAFAGLLWPVWRGIPFAFWSHKVLRWLTPLLLLLALGANALLVARGAHWFYGLMLAGQLALPLLLLLDKALKQAGVHLRLLRFITHFYSMNAALALGFWRYVRGIRTTVWQPTQRFQQAR; this is translated from the coding sequence ATGAACCTAGCCCTGGCCATCCTGTTGTGGGTGAGCATTGTGCTGGTAGCGCACACCTACGTGCTGTTTCCGGTGTTGCTGAGCCGCCTGGCCCGGGGCCGCAGGCAAAACCAGCAAGTGTATGCGCCGCAAAGTGCTGAACTGCCGGCGGTGGATGTGCTGCTGGCCGTGCACAACGAGGAGCAAGTAATTGAGGAAAAAATCCGCAGCACTTTCCGTACCACGTACCCGCTCGATCGGCTTACGTTCTTCATCGGCTCCGATTGCTCCTCCGACGGCACCAACGCCCTAGTAACCAAGCTGCAGGCCGAGTTTCCGCAGTTGCGCTTCGAGGCCTACACGCAGCGGCAGGGCAAGCCCGGTGTAATTGATGCGTTGTCGCGGCAGGCCACCGCCCCGGTGCTGGTGCTAACCGATGCCAACGTGTTTTTTGCACCCGATACGCTGTACCACCTCGTCAAGCACTTCCAAAACCCGCGAATCGGGCTGGTGGGCGGCAACATCATCAACCCCGAGCACCGGGCCGAGGGCATTTCGGGCCAGGAAAAAGCCTACCTCGAGCGCGAAAACCTGATTAAATACCAGGAGGGCGTAGTGTGGGGCGGCATGATGGGCGCGTTCGGCGGCTGTTTTGCCGTGCGCCGCGCCTGCTACCACCCCGCGCCGCAGGCTTTCCTGGTCGATGACTTCTACATTACCATGGCCGTGCTGCGCGATGGGTACCAGGCCATTAACGAGCTGGAGGCGGTGTGCTACGAGGACGTATCGGACCACCTGCCCGAGGAGTTCCGGCGCAAAGCCCGCATTGCGGCCGGCAACTTCCAGAACCTGCGCGCGTTTGCCGGCCTGCTGTGGCCGGTGTGGCGCGGCATTCCGTTCGCGTTCTGGTCGCATAAGGTACTGCGCTGGCTTACGCCGCTGCTGCTGCTGCTGGCCCTAGGTGCCAACGCGCTGCTGGTGGCGCGGGGCGCGCATTGGTTTTATGGCCTGATGCTGGCCGGCCAGCTGGCGCTGCCCTTGCTGCTGCTGCTCGATAAGGCCCTGAAGCAAGCGGGCGTGCACTTGCGGCTGTTGCGCTTCATCACGCACTTCTACAGCATGAACGCGGCGCTGGCCCTGGGTTTCTGGCGCTACGTGCGCGGCATTCGGACAACGGTGTGGCAGCCCACGCAGCGCTTTCAGCAGGCGAGGTAG
- a CDS encoding ABC transporter ATP-binding protein translates to MVAESVLDLQHLSKHYGRTKALHDLTLAVPRGSVFGLLGPNGSGKTTTLGIALGVLHASAGTVSWFGQAPTAAARRRVGALLETPNFFPYLSARQNLQIAADIKRAGAAAIQAALETVELANRQHEPVRGFSLGMKQRLALASALLGHPEVLVLDEPTNGLDPQGIADVRALILRLAAEGKTIILASHLLDEVQKVCTHVGVMHQGQLRASGPVGNILAATDRVHLRLGAEAASGALAQALASLPFVHDVQTLPNGACSLALANGYSAADLNQALFTQGLVLAHLSTERRSLEAEFLQIIQKS, encoded by the coding sequence GTGGTTGCCGAATCTGTTCTCGACTTGCAGCACCTCTCCAAGCATTACGGCCGCACCAAAGCCCTGCACGATCTAACGCTGGCCGTACCGCGGGGCAGCGTTTTTGGCTTGCTCGGGCCCAACGGCAGCGGCAAAACCACTACCCTGGGCATTGCCCTAGGTGTGCTGCATGCCTCGGCTGGCACCGTAAGCTGGTTTGGGCAGGCACCCACGGCGGCAGCCCGCCGGCGCGTGGGGGCGCTGCTCGAAACACCTAACTTTTTCCCGTACCTGAGCGCCCGGCAAAACCTGCAAATCGCCGCCGATATCAAGCGAGCCGGTGCGGCAGCCATTCAGGCAGCGCTGGAAACCGTGGAGCTGGCCAACCGCCAGCACGAGCCGGTGCGCGGGTTTTCGCTGGGCATGAAACAGCGCCTGGCTTTGGCCTCGGCATTGCTAGGCCACCCCGAGGTGCTGGTGCTCGACGAGCCCACCAACGGCCTCGATCCGCAGGGCATTGCCGATGTACGCGCGCTTATCCTGCGCCTGGCCGCCGAGGGCAAAACCATTATCCTGGCCAGCCACTTGCTCGATGAGGTGCAAAAAGTGTGTACCCACGTAGGCGTGATGCACCAAGGCCAGCTACGTGCCTCGGGCCCGGTGGGCAATATCCTGGCCGCTACCGACCGCGTGCACCTGCGCTTAGGTGCCGAGGCCGCGTCCGGAGCCTTGGCCCAAGCCCTGGCCAGCCTGCCCTTTGTGCACGATGTGCAAACCCTGCCCAACGGCGCCTGCAGCCTTGCCCTTGCCAACGGCTACTCCGCCGCCGACCTCAACCAGGCGCTCTTTACGCAAGGCCTGGTGCTGGCCCACCTCAGCACCGAGCGCCGCAGCCTCGAAGCCGAGTTCCTGCAGATCATCCAGAAATCCTAA
- a CDS encoding bifunctional 3,4-dihydroxy-2-butanone-4-phosphate synthase/GTP cyclohydrolase II, protein MLQAMLDPIEDAIADIRAGKVVVVVDDEDRENEGDFICAARCATPEVINFMATHGRGLVCAPLIEDRCEELGLELMVGRNTALHATPFTVSVDLLKNGVTTGISASDRSKTILALIDPDTKPEELGKPGHIFPLKARKEGVLRRAGHTEAAIDLARLAGFEPAGVLVEILKEDGEMARLAELREIANRWGLKLISVQDLIQYRLKQESLIDREISVKMPTQWGDFDLIAYTQRSTGAQHLALVKGDISGDEPVLVRVHSSCVTGDIFGSCRCDCGPQLHHAMEQIEREGRGVLLYMNQEGRGIGLLNKLRAYKLQEQGRDTVEANLELGFGMDERDYGVGAQILRDLGLHKLHLLTNNPRKRTGLIGYGLEIVDTVAIEVTPNEHNERYLTTKRDKLGHTILTKDRGPHPAQAAAEALPAE, encoded by the coding sequence ATCCTGCAAGCCATGCTTGACCCCATCGAAGACGCCATTGCCGACATCCGCGCCGGTAAAGTGGTAGTAGTTGTGGACGACGAAGACCGCGAGAATGAAGGCGACTTTATTTGCGCAGCCCGTTGCGCCACGCCCGAAGTCATCAACTTTATGGCCACCCACGGCCGCGGCCTGGTGTGTGCCCCGCTAATTGAAGACCGTTGCGAGGAGCTGGGGCTGGAGCTGATGGTAGGCCGCAACACGGCGCTGCACGCCACGCCCTTCACGGTATCCGTGGATTTGCTGAAAAACGGCGTAACCACCGGCATTTCGGCCTCCGACCGCAGCAAAACCATCCTGGCCCTCATCGACCCCGACACCAAGCCCGAGGAGCTGGGCAAGCCGGGGCACATTTTTCCGCTGAAAGCCCGCAAAGAAGGCGTGCTGCGCCGCGCCGGCCACACCGAAGCCGCCATCGACCTGGCCCGCCTGGCGGGTTTCGAGCCGGCCGGGGTGCTGGTGGAAATCCTGAAGGAGGACGGCGAAATGGCCCGCCTGGCCGAGCTGCGCGAAATTGCCAACCGCTGGGGGCTGAAGCTGATTTCGGTGCAAGACCTGATTCAGTACCGCCTCAAGCAGGAAAGCCTCATCGACCGCGAAATTTCGGTGAAGATGCCCACCCAGTGGGGCGACTTCGACCTGATTGCCTACACCCAGCGCAGCACCGGCGCCCAGCACCTGGCCCTGGTAAAAGGCGACATTTCGGGCGACGAGCCGGTGCTCGTGCGCGTGCACTCCTCGTGCGTAACCGGCGACATCTTCGGCTCGTGCCGCTGCGACTGCGGCCCGCAGCTGCACCACGCCATGGAGCAGATTGAGCGCGAAGGCCGCGGCGTGTTGCTGTACATGAACCAGGAGGGCCGCGGCATTGGCTTGCTCAACAAGCTGCGCGCCTACAAGCTGCAGGAGCAAGGCCGCGACACCGTGGAGGCCAACCTGGAGCTGGGCTTCGGCATGGATGAGCGTGACTACGGCGTGGGCGCCCAAATCCTGCGCGACCTGGGCCTGCACAAGCTGCACCTGCTCACCAACAACCCCCGCAAGCGCACCGGCCTCATCGGCTACGGCCTCGAAATCGTGGACACGGTGGCCATTGAAGTAACGCCCAACGAACACAACGAGCGGTACCTGACCACCAAGCGCGACAAGCTGGGCCATACCATCCTGACCAAGGACCGCGGCCCGCACCCGGCCCAGGCGGCCGCCGAAGCGCTGCCGGCCGAGTAA
- a CDS encoding M14 family metallopeptidase — protein sequence MLTTLLLAAGLLASSPAADPKPDWRTPFEKGDGNTTATYAECIAYYQRLAAAYPEIKVRETGSTDVGLPLHEVVISADGDADPASTRQKNRRVLLIQNGIHPGEPEGIDASMMLARDLVQLKKLRPLLRNVTVVIIPIYNVDGALSRNSTTRANQNGPREYGFRGNARNLDLNRDYIKQDSRNARTFAELFRKWQPEVFVDTHTSNGADYQYTMTLIATQKDKLHPALSEYLTKRLLPALYGGMEKKKWPLTPYVDFEGRTPDARGLQGFLETPRYSTGYATLFNTVGFVTETHMLKAYKPRVQATYDFLQVLLGQVNTDAAAIATARAEADRQTAAQRQFALAWQLDTTQAETLSFRGYEGKTKPSEVSGQPRLYYDRKAPFTKAIPYYNTFRPTVQATAPRAYLVPQAWGEVIERLQRGGLQLQRLTRDTTLTTEVYFIEDYKTGQRPYEGHYVHNQVRVRPAQRSVAFRRGDYVVWLNQPQNRLAVETLEPQATDSYFAWGFFDSILQQKEYFSDYVFEDVAAELLRQKPELRQQLEARKKADPAFAQSAAAQLDWVYRQSANYEPTHLRYPVARWQGGSLPVE from the coding sequence ATGCTCACCACGCTGCTCCTGGCCGCGGGCCTGCTGGCCTCCTCCCCTGCTGCCGACCCCAAACCCGACTGGCGTACGCCTTTCGAAAAAGGCGACGGCAACACCACCGCTACCTACGCCGAGTGCATTGCCTACTACCAGCGGCTGGCCGCGGCTTACCCCGAAATAAAGGTGCGCGAAACCGGCTCGACCGACGTGGGCCTGCCCCTGCACGAGGTGGTGATTTCGGCCGACGGCGACGCCGACCCCGCCAGCACCCGCCAGAAAAACCGGCGCGTGCTGCTCATCCAGAACGGCATTCACCCGGGCGAGCCGGAGGGCATTGATGCCTCCATGATGCTGGCCCGCGACCTGGTGCAGCTGAAAAAGCTGCGCCCGCTGCTGCGAAACGTAACGGTGGTCATCATTCCCATCTACAACGTCGATGGCGCGCTCAGCCGCAACTCCACCACCCGGGCCAACCAAAACGGACCTAGGGAGTACGGTTTCCGGGGCAATGCCCGCAACCTCGATCTGAACCGCGACTACATCAAGCAGGATTCGCGCAATGCCCGCACGTTTGCCGAGCTGTTCCGGAAATGGCAGCCCGAGGTGTTCGTGGACACCCACACCTCCAACGGCGCCGACTATCAGTACACCATGACGCTGATTGCCACGCAGAAAGACAAGCTGCACCCGGCCCTGAGCGAGTACCTGACCAAGCGCCTGTTGCCCGCGCTGTACGGCGGCATGGAAAAGAAAAAGTGGCCCCTCACGCCCTACGTCGACTTTGAAGGCCGCACGCCCGATGCCCGCGGCTTGCAGGGCTTCCTGGAAACACCGCGCTACTCCACCGGCTACGCCACGCTTTTCAACACGGTTGGTTTCGTTACCGAAACCCACATGCTGAAGGCCTACAAGCCGCGCGTGCAGGCCACGTACGACTTTCTGCAGGTGCTGCTCGGCCAGGTAAACACCGATGCGGCCGCCATTGCCACGGCCCGCGCCGAAGCCGACCGCCAAACCGCCGCGCAACGGCAGTTTGCCCTGGCCTGGCAGCTCGATACTACCCAGGCCGAAACCCTCAGCTTCCGGGGTTACGAAGGCAAAACCAAGCCCAGCGAGGTAAGCGGCCAGCCCCGCTTGTACTACGACCGCAAAGCCCCGTTCACGAAGGCCATACCTTACTACAACACCTTCCGCCCCACGGTGCAAGCCACGGCACCTAGGGCCTACCTGGTGCCGCAGGCCTGGGGCGAAGTAATTGAGCGGCTCCAACGCGGCGGCCTGCAGTTGCAGCGCCTCACCCGCGACACCACCCTTACCACGGAGGTGTACTTTATTGAGGATTATAAAACCGGTCAGCGCCCCTACGAGGGCCACTACGTGCACAACCAGGTGCGCGTGCGGCCCGCGCAGCGCAGCGTAGCCTTCCGCCGCGGCGACTACGTGGTGTGGCTGAACCAGCCCCAGAACCGCCTGGCCGTGGAAACCCTGGAGCCGCAAGCCACCGACTCGTACTTCGCGTGGGGCTTCTTCGACAGCATTCTGCAGCAGAAGGAGTACTTCTCCGACTATGTGTTTGAGGATGTAGCCGCCGAGCTGCTGCGCCAAAAGCCCGAGCTGCGCCAGCAGCTGGAAGCCCGCAAAAAAGCCGATCCGGCGTTTGCCCAAAGTGCGGCCGCGCAGCTCGACTGGGTATACCGCCAGTCCGCCAATTACGAGCCCACCCACCTGCGCTACCCCGTGGCCCGTTGGCAGGGCGGCAGCCTGCCCGTGGAGTAA
- a CDS encoding ABC transporter permease subunit, whose amino-acid sequence MLRTELRKLLPYRTAWVILLLFSALLAATVAGAGGVMVNGQTLGAALYALPGMWAKLAYIAGYFSLLPAFLLIMLITDEFQYRTFRQQLIDGTSRGQLLLDKLLVALLLTLWGMLSVLGAGVFFGLTRNPDATMANVLVGAAEPLALYAIQLLGYLSIAALLALLIRKSTPAIVALLLYVWVVERLIRYFLPDAIDRFLPIKALDMLTPSPFAQALDTMLGPTGALPPAQAAVVALGYVGLCWLLGAYLLRTRDL is encoded by the coding sequence ATGCTCCGAACCGAACTTCGCAAGCTGCTGCCCTACCGCACGGCGTGGGTTATTTTGTTGCTGTTCAGCGCTTTGCTGGCCGCCACCGTGGCCGGCGCGGGCGGCGTTATGGTAAACGGCCAAACCCTAGGTGCCGCCCTGTACGCCTTGCCCGGCATGTGGGCCAAGCTGGCCTACATAGCCGGCTACTTCTCCTTGTTGCCGGCCTTTTTGCTGATTATGCTGATAACCGACGAGTTTCAGTACCGCACCTTCCGGCAGCAGCTTATCGATGGCACGTCGCGCGGGCAGTTACTGCTCGATAAGCTGCTGGTAGCCCTGCTGCTCACGCTGTGGGGTATGCTTTCGGTACTCGGTGCGGGCGTGTTTTTCGGCCTCACGCGCAACCCCGATGCCACTATGGCCAACGTGTTGGTGGGCGCGGCCGAGCCCTTGGCGCTCTACGCCATCCAGCTACTGGGCTACCTTTCGATTGCGGCTTTGCTGGCCTTGCTTATCCGCAAAAGCACGCCGGCAATTGTGGCGCTGCTGCTGTACGTGTGGGTGGTGGAGCGGCTTATCCGATACTTTTTGCCCGATGCCATCGACCGCTTTCTGCCCATTAAGGCGCTGGATATGCTCACGCCCTCGCCGTTTGCGCAAGCCCTCGATACCATGCTTGGGCCCACGGGCGCTTTGCCTCCGGCGCAGGCAGCGGTAGTTGCCCTCGGTTATGTGGGGCTTTGCTGGCTGCTGGGGGCATATTTACTGCGCACCCGCGACCTTTAG
- a CDS encoding tetratricopeptide repeat protein, giving the protein MRLAALLTGTLLTVSLAAAAQAPGTPEADLKAGRELFAAKNFDNAARRFEAVSRSAPNHAEAQLLLGQCYTELGRYAEARTALAKATELDAGLKPRATEYLALIDTREKGADGARSKAEAEAAAVRARAAAALRARAEAEAAARNTAFSAPVAAAPLVYGVYTCSFDNWDAASQRFTSVPKGAFELNANGTYRYLDGSASGRYTYNAQTRQLIWITGYFAEAGKPKTTFAPGEKVSQLNIEFSTDKGPQRWSCGCNSK; this is encoded by the coding sequence ATGCGTTTAGCAGCTTTACTCACGGGCACCTTGCTCACTGTTTCGCTCGCAGCGGCTGCGCAGGCCCCCGGCACGCCCGAGGCCGACCTGAAAGCAGGCCGCGAATTATTTGCTGCCAAAAACTTCGACAACGCCGCCCGCCGCTTCGAGGCCGTAAGCCGCAGCGCACCCAACCATGCCGAGGCGCAGCTGCTCCTGGGCCAGTGCTACACCGAGCTGGGCCGCTATGCCGAAGCCCGCACCGCCCTGGCCAAAGCTACCGAGCTCGACGCCGGCCTGAAACCCCGCGCTACCGAGTACCTGGCCCTGATTGACACCCGCGAAAAAGGCGCCGATGGTGCCCGCAGCAAGGCCGAGGCCGAGGCGGCGGCCGTGCGCGCACGTGCGGCCGCCGCCCTCCGCGCCCGCGCCGAGGCCGAAGCCGCGGCCAGAAACACCGCCTTCAGCGCGCCCGTGGCCGCCGCGCCGCTGGTGTACGGCGTGTATACCTGCTCTTTCGACAACTGGGACGCCGCCAGCCAACGCTTTACCTCCGTACCCAAAGGCGCGTTCGAGCTGAATGCCAACGGTACCTACCGCTACCTCGATGGCAGCGCCAGCGGCCGCTACACCTACAACGCCCAAACTCGCCAGCTCATCTGGATTACCGGCTACTTCGCCGAAGCCGGCAAGCCCAAAACCACCTTCGCGCCGGGCGAGAAAGTGTCGCAGCTGAACATCGAGTTCAGCACCGATAAAGGCCCGCAGCGTTGGTCGTGCGGGTGCAACAGCAAGTAA